A stretch of DNA from Limanda limanda chromosome 16, fLimLim1.1, whole genome shotgun sequence:
TGTGGCTATCTGTCAGCCTCTGGTTTACCACTCAGTGATGACGAAGGGAAAAATaggcatgtttgtgttttttgcttgGCTTGTACCCCACTATATGATCTTGGTGAGCACTATAACAACAGCAATAACCAAAATATGCGGCTCACATATTCCAAAAATCTATTGTATTAATTATTTGGTCAATAGACTTGCTTGTACTCCTCCATTAGCAAGTGTCATTGTTCCAGCTTTTAATTACACTGTTGTTTTAATCCATGTAGCCTTTATTTTTTGGTCTTATATGTGTCTGATCAAAAATTGCCTTCACTCCGGTGAGAACAGAAGCAAGTTCATGCAAACCTGTCTGCCGCATTTACTATGTTTGAATACCTTAGTCATTAGTATTCTTTTTGATTTGATGTATGTGAGATTTGGCACGAGTACGATACCGCAAAGTCTCAAGAATTTTATTGCAATAGAATTCCTGGTCGTTCCTCCGATCCTCAATCCCCTTATATACGGTCTCAAACTGACTCAAATAAGAAACAGAATCTTGCAGCTTTTTTTAAGGAAGAACTGACTTGTGATCTGTAGAAAGAAAGTTGATAAATATTATCATCTGCcttgttatttgtgttttttagaaaAGTGTTACAATCTGAGAAATTTATTACAGCACAGTTACCAGGCTCTAACCTCTGGATTATCAATCTGTTATGACAAATAGAGTCTGTGGCctatttgtttttaacttggCTTATACCTTTAATATTTATGTTAATGTGAACAATAACAGCATCAGGATCATGGTTATCTGCCTCACATATACTGTTTATGATACAGCTTATTCTGCCTCCATAGACAATAAAGCTATTACAgcattttta
This window harbors:
- the LOC133021272 gene encoding olfactory receptor 52E8-like, translated to MMDNVSEVSMFTMSGLSGTAHYRVTLFILTFLCYCVIWLVNVTIIMTIIIDKNLHEPMYIFLCNLCINALYGTAGFYPKFLIDLLSNSHVISYSGCLLQGFVLHSSLCADGSILLLMAYDRYVAICQPLVYHSVMTKGKIGMFVFFAWLVPHYMILVSTITTAITKICGSHIPKIYCINYLVNRLACTPPLASVIVPAFNYTVVLIHVAFIFWSYMCLIKNCLHSGENRSKFMQTCLPHLLCLNTLVISILFDLMYVRFGTSTIPQSLKNFIAIEFLVVPPILNPLIYGLKLTQIRNRILQLFLRKN